The Candidatus Hydrogenedentota bacterium genome has a segment encoding these proteins:
- a CDS encoding aminotransferase class I/II-fold pyridoxal phosphate-dependent enzyme codes for EGISCCLPKGAFYAFPDISAFGIPSEEFANRLLEEAGVAAAWGTAFGKFGEGYMRLSYANSLDNLKIAVERIEKFTKTL; via the coding sequence TTGAAGGTATTTCCTGCTGTCTGCCCAAAGGCGCGTTCTATGCATTCCCAGATATATCTGCTTTTGGCATCCCTTCTGAAGAGTTTGCAAACAGACTTCTTGAGGAAGCCGGAGTAGCGGCGGCCTGGGGGACGGCATTTGGAAAGTTTGGGGAGGGCTATATGAGACTTTCCTATGCTAACTCACTCGATAATCTGAAGATAGCGGTTGAGAGGATAGAAAAGTTTACTAAAACGCTGTGA